The following proteins are encoded in a genomic region of Ostrea edulis chromosome 7, xbOstEdul1.1, whole genome shotgun sequence:
- the LOC125657202 gene encoding uncharacterized protein LOC125657202 isoform X5, translating into MQSLLYAGLLFLSAAQPVRTSYLGCFRSALTGKSFTSHQKMYADVCRQFCEKQNAKYYGTHNGIDCTCGDLAPVYRKQEKDCRSPCRGIQNQFCGGAGTESIYINRNYSNGYLGCFQEESDSTPNFKTISSKSMTVELCKEFCQKQDVPFYALQAGHKCFCRSSPLPTVKKPDGDCRIKCSGNEKDFCGGKRMISIHKNSHYEKGYLGCFRSALTGKSFTSHQKMYADVCRQFCEKQNAKYYGIHIGIDCTCGDLAPVYRKQEKDCRSGCRGIKNQFCGGAGTESIYINRNYSNGYLGCFQEESHPTPNFKNTSSKSMTVELCKEFCQKQDVPFYALQAGHKCFCRNSPLPTVKKPDGNCRIKCSGNEKDFCGGKRMISIHKNSHYEKGYLGCFRSALTGKSFTSHQKMYADVCRQFCEKQNAKYYGIHNGIDCTCGDRAPVYRTIEKDCGSGCRGITNQFCGGPGTQSIYINRNYDNDCVKTADGRDYDGKWNKTHSGRTCQSWSSLYPHKHRFTYLPHNYCRNPDGEPQIWCYTTDPKKRWELCGLPMCAMKKEVLKDCVKTADGRDYDGKWNKTHSGRTCQSWSSLYPHKHRFTYLPHNYCRNPDGEPQIWCYTTDPKKRWELCGLPMCAMKKEVLKDCVKTADGRDYDGKWNKTHSGRTCQSWSSLYPHKHRFTYLPHNYCRNPDGEPQIWCYTTDPKKRWELCGLPMCAMKKEVLKDCVKTADGRNYNGKWNKTHSGRTCQSWSSLYPHKHRFTYLPHNYCRNPDGEPQIWCYTTDPKKRWELCGLPMCNRG; encoded by the exons AATGGGATTGACTGCACTTGTGGAGATCTTGCACCTGTATATAGAAAACAAGAGAAGGACTGTCGATCGCCATGCAGAGGAATACAAAATCAGTTTTGTGGTGGAGCTGGTACTGAAAGCATTTATATAAACCGCAACTACTCTAATG GATATTTGGGGTGTTTCCAAGAGGAGTCTGATTCAACACcgaatttcaaaacaatttcatcaaaatccatGACCGTGGAACTGTGTAAAGAATTTTGTCAGAAGCAAGATGTCCCATTCTACGCCCTACAG GCTGGCCATAAATGTTTCTGTAGAAGTTCTCCGTTGCCGACCGTCAAGAAACCCGACGGGGACTGTCGTATCAAATGTAGTGGAAACGAGAAAGATTTCTGTGGAGGGAAAAGGATGATTAGCATTCATAAGAATTCTCACTATGAAAAAG GTTACCTAGGATGTTTCCGGTCAGCTTTAACCGGTAAATCCTTCACCAGTCACCAGAAAATGTATGCGGACGTTTGCAGACAGTTTTGTGAAAAGCAGAATGCCAAATATTatggaatacat ATTGGGATTGACTGCACTTGTGGAGATCTGGCACCTGTATATAGAAAACAAGAGAAGGATTGTCGATCGGGATGCAGAGGaataaaaaatcagttttgtgGTGGAGCTGGTACTGAAAGCATTTATATAAACCGCAACTACTCTAATG GATATTTGGGGTGTTTCCAAGAGGAGTCTCATCCAACACCGAATTTCAAAAACACTTCATCGAAATCCATGACCGTGGAATTGTGTAAAGAATTTTGTCAGAAGCAAGATGTTCCATTCTACGCCCTACAG GCTGGCCATAAATGTTTCTGTAGAAATTCTCCGTTGCCGACCGTAAAGAAACCCGACGGGAACTGTCGTATCAAATGTAGTGGAAACGAGAAAGATTTTTGTGGAGGGAAAAGGATGATTAGCATTCATAAGAATTCTCACTATGAAAAAG GTTACCTAGGATGTTTCCGGTCAGCTTTAACCGGTAAATCCTTCACCAGTCACCAGAAAATGTATGCGGACGTTTGCAGACAGTTTTGTGAAAAGCAGAATGCCAAATATTatggaatacat AATGGGATTGACTGCACTTGTGGAGATCGTGCACCTGTATACAGAACAATAGAGAAGGACTGTGGATCGGGATGCAGAGGAATAACAAATCAGTTTTGTGGTGGACCTGGTACTCAAAGTATCTATATAAACCGCAATTACGATAATG ATTGTGTTAAGACAGCTGATGGTCGTGATTATGACGGCAAGTGGAATAAAACTCACAGTGGCAGGACATGTCAATCTTGGTCTTCTCTATATCCACATAAACATAGATTTACTTACCTCCCTCACAACTACTGTCGTAACCCCGATGGAGAACCTCAGATCTGGTGTTACACGACGGATCCCAAAAAACGCTGGGAGTTATGTGGTCTTCCTATGTGTG CAATGAAAAAAGAAGTTTTAAAAG ATTGTGTTAAGACAGCTGATGGTCGTGATTATGACGGCAAGTGGAATAAAACTCACAGTGGCAGGACATGTCAATCTTGGTCTTCTCTATATCCACATAAACATAGATTTACTTACCTCCCTCACAACTACTGTCGTAACCCCGATGGAGAACCTCAGATCTGGTGTTACACGACGGATCCCAAAAAACGCTGGGAGTTATGTGGTCTTCCTATGTGTG CAATGAAAAAAGAAGTTTTAAAAG ATTGTGTTAAGACAGCTGATGGTCGTGATTATGACGGCAAGTGGAATAAAACTCACAGTGGCAGGACATGTCAATCTTGGTCTTCTCTATATCCACATAAACATAGATTTACTTACCTCCCTCACAACTACTGTCGTAACCCCGATGGAGAACCTCAGATCTGGTGTTACACGACGGATCCCAAAAAACGCTGGGAGTTATGTGGTCTTCCTATGTGTG CAATGAAAAAAGAAGTTTTAAAAG ATTGTGTTAAGACAGCTGATGGTCGTAATTATAACGGCAAGTGGAATAAAACTCACAGTGGCAGGACATGTCAATCTTGGTCTTCTCTATATCCACATAAACATAGATTTACTTACCTCCCTCACAACTACTGTCGTAACCCCGATGGAGAACCTCAGATCTGGTGCTACACGACGGATCCCAAAAAACGCTGGGAGTTATGTGGTCTTCCTATGTGca ATCGTGGTTAG